The Rattus rattus isolate New Zealand chromosome 1, Rrattus_CSIRO_v1, whole genome shotgun sequence genome includes a region encoding these proteins:
- the Lingo3 gene encoding leucine-rich repeat and immunoglobulin-like domain-containing nogo receptor-interacting protein 3 yields the protein MTCWLHMLGLHLLLLPTAPLATGCPARCECSASTRTVACGRRRLTAVPEGIPAETRMLELSRNRIRCLNPGDLASLPTLEELDLNHNVIAHVEPGAFANLPRLRVLRLRGNQLKLIPPGVFTHLDSLTLLDLSENKLVILLDFSFQDLRSLQRLEVGDNDLVFISRRAFAGLLGLAELTLERCNLTSLSPESLGHLRGLGALRLRHLAIAALEDQNFQKLPGLSHLEIDNWPLLEEVAPGSLRGLNLTSLSITHTNITAVPAAALRQQAHLTCLNLSHNPISMVPRGSFRDLVRLRELHLAGALLAVIEPQAFVGLRQIRLLNLSDNLLSTLEENTFHSVNTLETLRVDGNPLACDCRLLWIVQRRKTLNFDGRLPACATPAEVRGDALHNLPDSVLFEYFVCRKPKIRERRLQHVTATEGDDVRFLCRAEGEPAPTVAWVTPQHHSVTAASRGRARVLPGGTLAITDTRPQDSGTYTCVASNAGGNDTYFATLTIHPAANRTQSDGHNETQVGVRFPLDLTTILVSTAMGCITFLGVVLFCFLLLFVWSRGRGQHKNNFSVEYSFRKVDGPAAAAGQGGARKFNMKMI from the coding sequence ATGACCTGCTGGCTGCACATGCTGGGCCTGCACTTGCTGCTGCTGCCCACAGCGCCCCTGGCCACAGGCTGCCCTGCACGCTGCGAGTGCTCCGCGTCCACTCGTACTGTGGCCTGCGGGCGCCGCCGGCTGACCGCCGTCCCCGAAGGCATCCCGGCGGAGACGCGGATGCTGGAGCTGAGCCGCAACCGCATCCGCTGCCTGAACCCCGGGGACCTGGCCTCGCTGCCCACCCTGGAGGAGTTGGACCTCAACCATAACGTGATCGCCCACGTGGAACCTGGGGCCTTCGCCAACCTGCCCCGCCTGCGCGTCCTGCGTCTCCGTGGCAACCAGCTGAAGCTCATCCCGCCAGGCGTGTTCACACATCTGGACAGCCTCACGCTGCTGGACCTGAGCGAGAACAAACTGGTCATCCTGCTGGATTTCAGCTTCCAGGACCTGCGCAGCCTGCAGCGGCTGGAGGTGGGCGATAACGACCTGGTGTTCATCTCCCGCAGGGCCTTCGCGGGGCTGCTGGGGCTGGCTGAGCTCACGCTGGAGCGCTGCAATCTCACGTCGCTGTCCCCGGAGTCGCTGGGTCACCTGCGGGGCTTGGGCGCTCTGCGCCTGCGCCACCTGGCCATCGCCGCCCTGGAGGATCAGAATTTCCAGAAGCTTCCGGGACTCTCACATCTGGAGATTGACAACTGGCCGCTGCTGGAGGAGGTAGCCCCGGGCAGCCTGCGTGGGCTGAACCTCACCTCGCTGTCCATCACGCACACCAACATCACGGCTGTGCCGGCCGCCGCGCTGCGACAGCAGGCCCACCTCACGTGCCTCAACCTGTCGCACAACCCCATCAGCATGGTGCCACGCGGCTCCTTCAGAGACTTGGTGCGCCTGCGCGAGCTTCACCTAGCAGGAGCCCTGCTGGCGGTCATCGAGCCGCAGGCCTTCGTGGGGCTGCGACAGATCCGCCTGCTCAACCTCTCGGACAACCTGCTGTCCACGCTGGAGGAGAACACGTTCCACTCCGTGAACACGCTCGAGACGCTGCGCGTGGACGGCAACCCTCTGGCCTGCGACTGTCGCCTGCTGTGGATCGTGCAGAGGCGGAAGACCCTGAACTTTGACGGCAGGCTCCCCGCCTGCGCCACCCCCGCCGAGGTGCGCGGCGACGCCTTGCACAACCTCCCTGACTCAGTGCTCTTCGAGTACTTCGTGTGTCGCAAGCCCAAGATCCGGGAGAGACGGCTGCAGCATGTGACCGCCACCGAGGGTGACGACGTGCGCTTTCTGTGCCGCGCTGAGGGCGAGCCTGCGCCCACGGTGGCTTGGGTGACGCCCCAGCACCACTCGGTTACAGCTGCCAGCCGGGGCCGGGCACGCGTGCTGCCTGGGGGCACCCTGGCCATCACAGACACGCGGCCTCAGGACAGTGGCACCTACACGTGTGTGGCCAGCAACGCCGGGGGTAACGACACTTATTTCGCCACCTTGACCATCCATCCGGCTGCCAACCGGACCCAGAGCGATGGGCACAACGAGACGCAGGTGGGCGTTCGGTTCCCTCTGGACCTCACCACCATTCTTGTGTCCACCGCCATGGGGTGCATCACCTTCCTGGGCGTGGTCCTCTTCTGCTTTCTGCTGCTCTTTGTGTGGAGCCGCGGCCGTGGACAGCACAAGAATAACTTCTCCGTGGAATATTCCTTCCGCAAGGTGGACGGTCCAGCGGCTGCGGCTGGCCAGGGTGGCGCACGCAAGTTCAACATGAAGATGATCTGA
- the Oaz1 gene encoding LOW QUALITY PROTEIN: ornithine decarboxylase antizyme 1 (The sequence of the model RefSeq protein was modified relative to this genomic sequence to represent the inferred CDS: deleted 1 base in 1 codon), with protein sequence MVKSSLQRILNSHCFAREKEGDKRSATLHASRTMPLLSQHSRGGCSSESSRVALHCCSNLGPGPRWCSDVPHPPLKIPGGRGNSQRDHSLSASILYSDERLNVTEEPTSNDKTRVLSIQSTLTEAKQVTWRAVWNGGGLYIELPAGPLPEGSKDSFAALLEFAEEQLRADHVFICFPKNREDRAALLRTFSFLGFEIVRPGHPLVPKRPDACFMVYTLEREDPGEED encoded by the exons ATGGTGAAATCCTCCCTGCAGCGGATCCTCAACAGCCACTGCTTcgccagagagaaggaaggggacaaACGCAGCGCCACGCTTCACGCCAGCCGCACCATGCCGCTTCTTAGTCAGCACAGCCGCGGCGGCTGCAGCAGCGAGAG TTCTAGGGTTGCCCTTCATTGCTGTAGTAACCTGGGTCCGGGGCCTCGGTGGTGCTCC GATGTCCCTCACCCACCCCTGAAGATCCCAGGTGGGCGAGGGAACAGTCAGCGGGATCACAGTCTTTCAGCTAGCATCCTGTACTCC GACGAGCGGCTGAATGTGACAGAGGAGCCGACGTCTAACGACAAGACCAGGGTCCTGAGCATCCAGTCCACGCTCACGGAGGCCAAGCAGGTCACCTGGAGGGCGGTGTGGAATGGTGGTGGCCTCTACATCGAGCTCCCAGCTGGGCCTCTGCCCGAAGGCAGCAAGGACAG TTTTGCAGCTCTACTAGAGTTCGCAGAGGAGCAGCTCCGGGCCGACCACGTTTTCATCTGCTTCCCCAAGAACCGTGAGGACAGAG CCGCCCTACTCCGAACCTTCAGCTTTCTTGGCTTTGAGATTGTGAGACCCGGGCATCCCCTCGTCCCCAAGAGACCCGACGCTTGCTTCATGGTCTACACGCTGGAGAGAGAGGACCCGGGTGAGGAGGACTAG